One window from the genome of Dongia rigui encodes:
- a CDS encoding FliH/SctL family protein yields the protein MKLQNSTISRVQLYELAWSEPLNRLAVQFGVSAIQFAEACDALRIPRPAPGYWGKHAVGRAPKRPQLPPAAPGQPAEWKPGSKVPAKRPPKMQRTRIRETSSAGASRVPKTHPLLAGARELFHGSRTAYDSQYLRPTKQLLVDLVVTESGLDKGLSVANRLFSAFEARGYRVSIAKSEDKFHYRPEIDEREVPRKTDRHGRHHLWGPRRITVARVGEMAFGLTIIELAEDVEMRYVGGQYVRETEVTARLAKRPGDWSWTTKKDLPTGRFSVLAYSPYGFAKWSRVWREERDTPLPESGKIVEELENSIPEITRLIEEGKREAEREHQRWRAQMDEWKRKEEAKKRAEALEESTEEMRSIIEDWAKSKQLEAFFKNARAQLSLMPIDEQGALRERLDRAQALIGETDALKTFLQWKTPEEIYPGRGEVASDDGVV from the coding sequence ATGAAATTGCAGAACTCAACAATCTCGCGAGTTCAACTCTATGAACTGGCATGGTCGGAACCGCTGAATAGATTGGCGGTACAGTTTGGTGTGTCGGCAATCCAGTTTGCCGAGGCCTGTGACGCGCTCCGAATCCCTCGCCCTGCCCCCGGGTACTGGGGCAAGCATGCTGTCGGACGGGCACCTAAGCGGCCACAACTGCCACCTGCGGCCCCCGGACAACCTGCTGAGTGGAAGCCGGGATCGAAAGTTCCGGCGAAGCGTCCGCCGAAGATGCAACGGACTCGAATTCGCGAAACATCCAGCGCGGGCGCATCCAGAGTACCGAAAACACATCCGCTCCTGGCGGGTGCAAGAGAACTATTTCATGGGTCGAGGACCGCATACGATTCTCAGTATCTGCGCCCCACCAAACAACTGCTTGTCGATCTGGTCGTGACAGAAAGCGGCCTTGATAAGGGGTTGAGTGTCGCCAATCGACTGTTCTCCGCTTTCGAAGCAAGAGGCTATCGCGTCTCAATTGCAAAAAGTGAGGATAAATTTCACTACCGTCCTGAAATCGACGAGCGTGAGGTTCCGAGAAAGACAGACCGCCACGGCCGCCATCATCTCTGGGGGCCACGTCGCATAACCGTTGCACGCGTGGGCGAGATGGCGTTCGGGCTTACGATTATAGAGCTCGCTGAAGACGTTGAGATGCGATACGTCGGCGGTCAGTACGTTCGCGAGACGGAAGTCACAGCGAGACTGGCAAAACGGCCCGGCGATTGGTCCTGGACCACGAAAAAAGACCTTCCCACTGGCCGTTTCTCTGTCCTCGCCTACTCACCATACGGGTTCGCGAAATGGAGCCGAGTATGGCGCGAGGAGCGCGACACGCCCCTTCCGGAAAGCGGGAAGATCGTCGAGGAACTCGAAAACTCGATTCCTGAAATCACACGGCTGATCGAGGAGGGAAAACGAGAGGCCGAGCGCGAGCACCAGCGCTGGCGGGCCCAAATGGACGAATGGAAGCGCAAGGAAGAAGCCAAAAAGCGCGCTGAAGCGCTCGAAGAGAGCACGGAAGAGATGCGCTCGATCATCGAGGATTGGGCCAAGAGCAAGCAGCTTGAAGCTTTCTTCAAAAATGCGCGGGCGCAGCTTTCCCTTATGCCAATTGATGAGCAGGGAGCCCTCCGAGAGCGACTGGACCGGGCTCAAGCATTGATCGGTGAAACGGATGCGCTAAAGACGTTTCTGCAATGGAAAACACCTGAAGAGATCTATCCCGGCCGGGGGGAAGTGGCGTCCGACGATGGCGTGGTTTGA
- a CDS encoding very short patch repair endonuclease translates to MVDVLTPEQRRLNMSRVRSKDTKPEWLLRRGLHRMGFRFRLHSRDLPGRPDLVFPRHKAVIFVHGCFWHGHNCSLFKLPETRQAFWQSKIDSNRKRDEQILDRLRSAGWRVMLVWECALRGPRRRQPDDVLEACEKFILENRPGIRSAGKTVQIRGAS, encoded by the coding sequence TTGGTTGACGTCCTGACACCAGAGCAGCGGCGGCTCAATATGAGCCGTGTTCGGAGTAAAGACACCAAGCCCGAATGGCTTCTCCGACGAGGCTTGCATCGAATGGGGTTTCGCTTCCGATTGCACTCACGTGACCTCCCGGGCCGACCGGACCTAGTTTTTCCTAGGCATAAGGCTGTCATTTTCGTTCATGGCTGCTTTTGGCACGGTCACAACTGCTCATTGTTTAAGCTCCCGGAAACGCGTCAGGCGTTCTGGCAGTCGAAGATAGACAGCAATCGAAAGCGAGATGAGCAAATTCTCGACAGGCTGCGCTCAGCCGGTTGGCGCGTTATGCTTGTTTGGGAATGTGCGCTTAGGGGACCGAGGCGGCGCCAACCAGATGATGTCCTCGAAGCCTGCGAGAAATTCATACTGGAAAATAGACCCGGCATCAGATCAGCCGGAAAGACGGTGCAGATCCGTGGCGCGTCGTGA
- a CDS encoding Z1 domain-containing protein gives MRADPKWQPQQIASVAAESLRVLRHLRDPESDSPFQGRGLVVGYVQSGKTANYTALAARAADAGYRIVIVLSGIHDSLRNQTQNRLERELTGHQADAPTAERGREWIRLTTPTEDFKEQDVRILQSSAPFLAVVKKHVAVLKKLDHWLNSARRYLDEMPVLIIDDEADQASINTKGNRPPDPTITEDDEADENLAPSRTNALIRSILSRAPKAAYVAYTATPFANIFINPSAVDRRVGEDLFPKDFVVQLPRPAGYTGTEELFGVSAQGREVLRVVPDEDVKALRAPRRRKSAEIVIEAGGQSLPTSLSDAVLSFCVAGGVRQLRPNLAGQSHTMLVHVSARTDDQERIAKTISEHIRLWRNAEELGQREPLEALLRAAWANLKVGMESPPDDADVVEQALSVLRRIVIVVLNSATGENLEYDEKPGRHLIAVGGNRLSRGLTLEGLTISYFLRTASMCDTLLQMARWYGFRRGYEDLIRVWTTDGIARWFSELAIVEQAMRDSIIALERAGRRPDQMAIRLRGHSDLLLTARNKSATAVTQQDSWSGEHPQTVLLPLSDSVKILENRTLIDESIQTLPRPQQRHGGLIIRDVAPEAVCAILRRYQTHDDIVAFRSYELADWIMSRSVLGELTDWTIFIASPEQGRRITIGNQNIGLVRRRRESSESIGILIDPRHEGVDLVDGPEAYKRENNTYDSDAMRAARPATQGLLLIYPLDPEPLGTEKADTVIALALSLPHTSDADAPWVVNEMVANG, from the coding sequence TTGCGCGCCGACCCGAAATGGCAACCTCAGCAGATCGCCTCTGTCGCAGCAGAGTCTCTAAGAGTGCTGCGTCACTTACGCGACCCGGAGAGCGATTCTCCCTTTCAAGGTCGAGGCCTCGTGGTCGGTTATGTCCAGAGTGGGAAGACAGCGAACTATACTGCCCTTGCCGCGCGCGCTGCGGACGCGGGCTATAGAATTGTGATTGTTCTGTCGGGCATCCACGACTCTCTCAGAAATCAAACACAGAACCGGCTTGAACGAGAGCTGACCGGACACCAAGCTGATGCGCCGACAGCTGAGAGGGGTCGGGAATGGATAAGACTTACGACCCCAACGGAGGATTTTAAGGAGCAAGATGTCCGCATATTGCAATCCTCTGCGCCATTCCTGGCAGTGGTAAAAAAGCATGTTGCAGTTCTGAAAAAGCTGGACCACTGGCTGAACTCCGCCAGACGCTATCTCGACGAGATGCCCGTCTTGATTATTGACGACGAGGCTGACCAAGCCTCCATAAACACTAAAGGCAACAGACCGCCCGACCCTACTATTACCGAAGACGATGAAGCGGACGAGAATTTGGCGCCGTCCAGAACGAACGCGCTAATTCGCTCAATATTGTCTCGTGCGCCGAAAGCGGCCTACGTCGCATATACTGCCACGCCATTCGCAAACATCTTTATAAATCCCAGTGCCGTGGATCGGCGGGTGGGCGAAGACTTGTTTCCAAAGGATTTTGTAGTGCAGCTACCTCGTCCGGCTGGTTACACCGGCACCGAGGAGCTTTTTGGCGTTTCGGCTCAGGGCCGTGAGGTTCTGCGTGTTGTCCCGGATGAGGATGTCAAAGCACTTCGGGCGCCTCGCCGTCGGAAGAGCGCCGAGATCGTGATTGAAGCTGGCGGACAGAGTCTGCCGACGTCGCTATCCGACGCAGTTCTATCGTTCTGCGTAGCGGGCGGGGTACGTCAATTGCGGCCAAATTTGGCCGGTCAAAGCCACACTATGCTCGTACATGTCAGCGCGAGAACAGATGATCAGGAGCGCATTGCAAAGACAATCAGCGAACACATAAGACTGTGGCGTAATGCGGAAGAACTGGGTCAGCGCGAGCCACTCGAAGCACTCCTACGGGCTGCCTGGGCCAATTTGAAGGTTGGGATGGAATCGCCACCGGATGATGCCGATGTCGTCGAACAGGCACTTTCGGTTCTACGTCGGATCGTTATTGTCGTGCTGAACAGTGCGACTGGAGAAAATCTCGAATATGACGAGAAACCCGGCCGACACCTTATTGCCGTGGGTGGAAACCGTTTATCTCGCGGCCTTACACTTGAAGGGCTAACGATCTCCTACTTTCTGCGCACCGCGTCAATGTGCGATACGCTTCTCCAGATGGCACGCTGGTACGGATTCAGACGCGGATATGAGGATCTGATACGAGTCTGGACAACAGACGGGATTGCAAGGTGGTTCTCAGAGTTGGCCATCGTTGAGCAGGCGATGAGAGACTCAATCATCGCCCTGGAACGCGCCGGCCGAAGACCGGATCAGATGGCCATCCGTCTCCGGGGTCATAGCGACTTGCTGCTCACTGCCCGAAATAAGTCGGCAACCGCGGTGACTCAGCAAGATTCCTGGTCGGGCGAACATCCCCAGACCGTTCTTTTGCCTCTGTCGGACTCCGTAAAAATCTTGGAGAATCGAACCCTTATTGACGAGTCCATTCAGACACTTCCGCGTCCCCAGCAACGGCACGGCGGCCTGATTATACGCGACGTAGCTCCGGAAGCAGTCTGCGCTATACTGCGCAGGTATCAAACTCATGACGACATTGTCGCGTTTCGCAGCTACGAGCTTGCTGATTGGATCATGTCACGTTCTGTTCTTGGCGAACTCACGGACTGGACAATCTTCATCGCGTCTCCGGAGCAAGGACGGCGGATAACGATCGGCAACCAGAACATTGGCCTCGTAAGACGCCGTCGCGAGAGTAGCGAAAGCATTGGAATTCTGATTGACCCTCGTCACGAAGGCGTTGATCTCGTTGACGGACCCGAAGCCTACAAGCGTGAGAACAATACTTATGATTCAGACGCGATGCGTGCAGCAAGACCTGCGACGCAGGGCTTGCTGCTAATCTATCCGTTGGACCCTGAACCACTGGGTACTGAGAAAGCCGACACTGTAATCGCTCTGGCTCTCAGTCTGCCACACACCTCAGATGCCGACGCGCCTTGGGTAGTTAATGAGATGGTCGCCAATGGCTGA
- a CDS encoding PD-(D/E)XK motif protein codes for MRWSPMADCPTPAQWAALRTKRPSNRDTLVTTPILADGAETSLSMAIDDAGNLLLLVPVSRGPTTQKIPDLNGLKVRYRRLETGDFLVVTAHPSHERVFTPFCREFVEAILVDYREPWAAVAATIRAWQSAWKPSRQQMDKTTQVGLFGELFVLETLMIPCLGSAAVEQWSGPDSERHDFVGDQLHIEVKTTRKSRHEHEISRLDQLTAPSGCQLLMISVQLEETIGGRETIATRVDSIIEAMRKDAASLDLFLAKMVSMGWSEEMRDSGELLRFNLREVSAYEVDDEFPRFPDNLALPTGIVAIRYTIDLANLPTLDSNELKTIVGAANPSYA; via the coding sequence ATGAGATGGTCGCCAATGGCTGATTGTCCCACTCCGGCGCAATGGGCTGCACTTCGGACCAAGAGGCCCTCTAATAGGGACACCTTGGTAACCACTCCAATCCTGGCGGATGGTGCGGAGACTTCGCTTTCAATGGCGATAGATGACGCGGGAAATCTTCTCTTGCTAGTGCCAGTCTCTCGCGGCCCGACCACCCAAAAGATTCCGGATCTGAACGGGCTGAAAGTTCGATATAGACGCCTTGAGACCGGAGATTTTCTCGTTGTAACGGCACATCCTTCCCATGAGCGGGTATTCACTCCATTCTGCAGAGAGTTCGTCGAAGCAATTCTAGTGGACTATCGTGAGCCATGGGCTGCAGTGGCCGCAACTATTCGGGCTTGGCAGTCGGCTTGGAAGCCCTCGCGACAGCAAATGGACAAGACTACTCAGGTTGGCTTGTTTGGCGAGCTCTTCGTTCTCGAAACACTAATGATTCCATGCCTTGGGTCAGCTGCGGTCGAGCAATGGAGCGGGCCAGATTCTGAGCGACACGATTTTGTCGGTGACCAATTGCATATAGAGGTGAAGACAACCCGCAAGAGCCGACATGAGCACGAGATTTCGCGCTTAGATCAATTGACAGCGCCGTCAGGTTGCCAGCTGTTGATGATATCGGTTCAGTTGGAGGAAACGATTGGGGGGCGAGAAACGATCGCTACGCGGGTAGATTCCATTATCGAGGCAATGCGGAAGGACGCAGCGTCACTGGATCTATTTCTGGCTAAGATGGTCAGCATGGGTTGGTCAGAAGAGATGCGTGATTCTGGGGAGCTATTACGATTTAATCTTCGTGAAGTCTCAGCATATGAAGTCGATGATGAGTTTCCCAGGTTCCCGGACAATCTGGCATTACCGACGGGGATCGTTGCTATTCGCTACACAATCGATTTGGCCAATCTACCAACGCTGGACTCCAATGAGTTAAAAACAATCGTTGGCGCTGCCAATCCAAGCTACGCCTGA
- a CDS encoding ATP-binding protein: protein MIFLILRRLTHSELGMFHEYRRQGKEGSKQRAVNFDWDVVDRVFPAAKDSELIYMDLRYDTDIGVSEKKHWLKRQDKNWRLEGNCPKDKCFHFVEPGCLFAMEINSSKTPASGAWAIFPPDDRTTRAIFATGETSNLAKSKSGMIALHGEEGQKVRRILCESRPDLFGTSRKGKGKVMPNSHKDNSSGRKQLPPNAPRLIDILSSVGHSMPSAVADIVDNAIGAEATNIKIFFGRPDTGHGRWLTIADDGKGMDPSTLDEAMRIGSVTDYDDNALGKYGYGLKGASWSQAKVLTVVTKQDGQQAHHLTWDKDRLGEWDVLSDPLEAWEQEATRLGKQGTVVLWKNMRPPQASRGLRGLDPYSWEIMELQRHLALVFHRFIEGKAAGRKRVTISINGKPIAANNPVGHPLTAAYDRKTIKIPTENGDAKVEVQAFLLPSEDEIEAHHKAGGQESINAALDQIGLHGKRNESQGLFIYRNDRLIKWGGWHQMWATSDEKTKLARVVVNFGQALDDAMEVNISKQFVQLPLQLQEAIKKIATDARRDSQSKYRKASRPTGKPGDAGPRVSRAGKPNPPPGSTGTGVAAPPTPKIAVREVKTTKFVWKVTRGLAGDVAVQVSEADPALSALVRQIGKDEATLSHLAAFLDRLDQMEVQKHLLNKKAD, encoded by the coding sequence ATGATCTTCCTTATATTACGCCGCCTCACGCATAGCGAACTTGGGATGTTCCATGAGTATCGGCGCCAGGGCAAGGAAGGCTCGAAGCAGCGCGCAGTAAATTTTGACTGGGATGTCGTAGACCGAGTTTTCCCGGCCGCGAAAGATTCAGAGCTGATTTACATGGACTTGCGGTATGACACGGACATCGGTGTCAGCGAGAAAAAGCATTGGCTGAAGCGACAGGATAAGAACTGGCGGCTTGAAGGAAATTGCCCAAAAGACAAGTGCTTTCACTTCGTAGAGCCCGGATGCTTGTTCGCAATGGAAATCAATTCCAGTAAGACTCCTGCATCGGGAGCCTGGGCGATTTTCCCGCCGGACGATCGGACGACCCGGGCAATCTTTGCGACCGGCGAGACAAGCAATCTAGCAAAATCGAAATCGGGGATGATCGCGCTTCACGGTGAAGAAGGTCAGAAGGTCCGAAGGATTTTGTGTGAGAGTCGGCCGGATCTGTTCGGAACTTCGAGGAAGGGTAAGGGAAAGGTTATGCCTAACTCTCACAAAGACAATTCTTCAGGACGGAAGCAGCTGCCTCCAAATGCCCCACGGCTAATCGACATCTTGTCGTCGGTCGGGCATTCGATGCCAAGCGCCGTTGCCGACATTGTAGACAATGCTATTGGAGCCGAAGCCACCAATATCAAAATATTCTTCGGCCGTCCCGACACAGGGCACGGACGCTGGCTGACAATTGCCGATGACGGCAAGGGCATGGACCCAAGTACGCTCGACGAAGCGATGCGCATTGGGAGCGTTACTGATTACGATGATAATGCGCTGGGGAAATATGGTTACGGGTTGAAGGGAGCATCCTGGTCACAGGCGAAAGTTCTGACGGTAGTTACAAAGCAGGATGGTCAGCAGGCTCACCATCTGACGTGGGACAAAGATCGTCTTGGGGAATGGGATGTGCTTTCCGATCCACTCGAAGCGTGGGAACAGGAGGCTACCCGGCTCGGGAAACAAGGCACCGTTGTGCTATGGAAAAACATGCGCCCACCCCAGGCATCAAGAGGACTGCGCGGACTTGATCCGTACTCCTGGGAAATCATGGAACTCCAGCGACACCTAGCACTGGTCTTTCATCGATTTATCGAAGGTAAGGCCGCTGGCCGCAAGCGCGTGACTATCTCAATAAACGGGAAGCCCATTGCGGCCAACAATCCTGTCGGGCACCCGCTTACCGCTGCGTATGATAGGAAGACGATCAAGATTCCTACCGAGAACGGTGACGCGAAGGTTGAGGTGCAAGCTTTTCTTTTGCCGAGTGAGGATGAAATCGAGGCTCATCACAAAGCTGGTGGCCAGGAATCAATAAACGCGGCGCTCGACCAGATCGGACTTCACGGGAAACGCAACGAGAGCCAGGGGCTCTTCATATACCGAAATGATCGCCTCATCAAATGGGGAGGCTGGCATCAGATGTGGGCCACGAGCGACGAGAAGACGAAGCTCGCGCGAGTGGTTGTGAACTTCGGTCAAGCTCTCGATGACGCGATGGAAGTCAACATCAGTAAACAGTTTGTCCAGCTCCCCTTACAGTTACAGGAAGCAATCAAGAAGATTGCCACCGACGCACGTCGGGATAGCCAGAGTAAGTATCGGAAGGCGTCGCGCCCGACCGGTAAGCCGGGCGACGCTGGCCCCCGAGTCAGTCGTGCGGGTAAACCGAACCCGCCGCCCGGTAGCACGGGAACAGGTGTAGCTGCGCCCCCTACGCCAAAGATCGCGGTCCGCGAGGTGAAGACAACGAAATTTGTCTGGAAGGTGACCCGGGGGTTGGCCGGGGATGTTGCCGTACAGGTCAGTGAAGCAGATCCGGCGCTTTCAGCGCTAGTAAGGCAGATTGGAAAGGACGAAGCGACGCTTTCCCACCTGGCGGCCTTTCTCGACCGGTTGGATCAGATGGAGGTGCAGAAGCACCTTCTCAATAAGAAAGCCGACTGA